A region from the Lolium perenne isolate Kyuss_39 chromosome 4, Kyuss_2.0, whole genome shotgun sequence genome encodes:
- the LOC127332525 gene encoding uncharacterized protein isoform X2, translating into MDYSDSMVRELIQGDDRSKWIAHSNHNVKCFTQNEIIRFTNNYGTLVGRGAFGEVYEGVLEDKSVVAVKRFINNEKENFAKELTVHREINHKNVVRLVGYCLEENALMMVTEYIPKGNLSDVLHGDNTPIPLDTRLRIAIECAEALGYMHSQMYTQVIHGDIKPANILLDDRLGAKVSDFGISRLVNTENANTLYTVRIIGSIGYMDPLFARTGRLIAKNDVYSFGVVLLELITRKKPIEMFDAEKFTKALAKGIRRVREMFDSEIAIPSNMKTIEQIAQLAGRCLSMELGKRPDMLEVAEHLRRLRKALHGRQERRALFSWGKKNKPAPAGPPLQESSSSSHYTAPADPPLQESSSSSHYTAPVETTSSQESSSHYMGIAAPAETTSSQESSSDTKNVAAFIVGSTMTCSLFDMEDLLRASAEVLGKGTIGTSYKATLENGDQLVVKRLREVDLQKEEFELRVRMIGAIQNKHIAPLQWYYYSEDEKLLVYNIFPMGSLAHALHGDPVSPAPLDWEQRAAIAHAAARGTHDACVSEHGLITLGKFCNASGYHAPEVTDDRLVSQKADVYSFGVLLLELLTCKTPVKSTQHDEGVGLPQWVRSVIFREAQEEWAVEVFDVELRRLWHDDGKMECMVLLLRLALKCCSEDANSRPTMSDVVQRILEIRQS; encoded by the exons ATGGATTATTCGGATAGCATGGTAAGAGAACTAATCCAAGGGGATGATAGATCAAAATGGATAGCGCATAGCAATCACAATGTAAAGTGCTTCACACAAAATGAGATAATAAGATTCACCAACAACTATGGAACTTTGGTTGGGAGAGGTGCCTTTGGAGAAGTTTATGAAGGAGTCCTTGAGGACAAAAGTGTTGTTGCAGTCAAGAGGTTTATCAACAATGAAAAAGAAAACTTTGCCAAAGAGTTGACTGTCCACCGTGAAATCAATCACAAGAACGTAGTCAGATTAGTTGGGTACTGTTTAGAAGAAAATGCCCTAATGATGGTCACGGAGTATATTCCTAAAGGAAATTTAAGTGACGTCCTTCACGGGGACAATACTCCAATTCCCTTGGATACACGACTGAGAATTGCCATAGAATGTGCTGAGGCGTTGGGCTATATGCACTCGCAAATGTATACTCAGGTTATTCATGGTGATATCAAGCCTGCTAATATACTTCTGGATGACCGACTCGGAGCGAAAGTATCAGACTTTGGAATATCAAGATTAGTCAACACTGAAAATGCAAATACTCTGTATACTGTGCGTATTATAGGAAGTATAGGTTACATGGACCCTCTGTTTGCTCGTACTGGTCGCCTGATAGCAAAGAATGACGTGTACAGTTTTGGGGTAGTGCTCTTGGAACTGATAACAAGAAAAAAGCCAATAGAGATGTTTGATGCTGAAAAATTTACTAAAGCTCTTGCAAAAGGTATCAGGCGCGTGAGAGAGATGTTTGATTCTGAAATTGCAATCCCGAGCAACATGAAGACTATTGAACAAATTGCACAATTGGCTGGTAGATGCTTGAGTATGGAACTTGGCAAACGTCCCGATATGTTGGAAGTTGCAGAACATCTTCGCAGACTTAGAAAAGCTCTACATGGGAGACAAGAAAGACGAGCTCTGTTTTCTTGGGGAAAGAAAAACAAACCAGCTCCAGCTGGCCCACCATTGCAAGAAAGTAGTAGCAGTAGCCATTACACAGCTCCAGCTGACCCACCATTGCAAGAAAGTAGTAGCAGTAGCCATTACACAGCTCCAGTTGAAACGACATCATCACAAGAAAGCAGTAGTCATTACATGGGAATTGCAGCTCCAGCTGAAACGACATCATCACAAGAAAGCAGTAGCGATACCAAAAACGTGGCAGCTTTTATCGTTGGGTCAACAATGACTTGTTCATTGTTTGATATGGAAGACCTGCTTAGGGCGTCAGCTGAAGTTCTGGGAAAAGGTACAATCGGGACATCCTACAAGGCGACGCTCGAGAATGGAGATCAGCTGGTCGTCAAGAGACTGAGGGAAGTGGACTTACAAAAGGAGGAGTTTGAACTGCGTGTCAGGATGATTGGTGCCATCCAGAACAAACACATTGCGCCACTGCAGTGGTATTACTATAGCGAGGATGAGAAGTTGCTGGTGTACAATATATTCCCGATGGGCAGTCTAGCACACGCTCTCCATG GAGATCCAGTTTCCCCAGCTCCGCTGGACTGGGAACAGCGGGCAGCCATAGCACACGCTGCGGCACGCG GTACCCACGACGCATGCGTGTCAGAGCACGGTCTGATAACACTTGGTAAGTTCTGCAATGCCTCTGGCTACCACGCGCCTGAGGTCACAGACGATAGGCTGGTCTCTCAGAAAGCCGACGTGTACAGCTTTGGTGTCCTACTGCTGGAGCTTCTCACCTGCAAGACTCCGGTAAAAAGCACACAGCATGACGAGGGAGTGGGTTTGCCACAGTGGGTGCGTTCTGTTATTTTTCGCGAGGCACAGGAGGAGTGGGCGGTGGAGGTGTTCGACGTGGAGCTCCGAAGGCTGTGGCATGATGACGGGAAAATGGAATGCATGGTGCTACTCCTGCGCCTTGCTCTGAAATGCTGCAGTGAAGATGCCAACTCCAGACCTACAATGTCCGATGTTGTGCAGAGGATTTTGGAGATCCGACAGTCCTGA
- the LOC127332526 gene encoding uncharacterized protein, producing MWSFASLGKKNPPNCTSPHADCSDDEASSCTSKEEGLECPICWESFNIVENVPYVLWCGHTMCKNCILGLQWAVTKVPTVPIQLPFFVSCPWCNLLSLRIIYRGNLTFPRKNYFLLWMVEGMNGERARSRSSSEQPTTWLSSGSRASGNAGTSNPVRRALPPQVEPSSSSVNRTNRRPPLLNTERVQASLRKSLSFLVHLTAKFPLVFIFVLIVLYAIPASAAVLLLYIVITVLFALPSFLILYFAYPSLDWLVREIFA from the coding sequence ATGTGGAGTTTTGCGTCTCTGGGAAAGAAGAACCCTCCAAATTGCACCTCTCCACACGCTGATTGCTCAGATGACGAGGCATCTTCATGCACAAGCAAGGAAGAAGGCCTAGAATGCCCAATATGTTGGGAGTCCTTCAACATAGTGGAAAATGTGCCTTATGTACTATGGTGCGGACACACCATGTGCAAAAATTGCATTCTGGGCCTTCAGTGGGCTGTTACCAAAGTTCCCACAGTACCAATACAGCTACCGTTCTTTGTATCCTGCCCCTGGTGTAACCTCCTATCGCTCCGCATAATTTACAGAGGGAATCTCACATTTCCACGCAAGAACTACTTCCTCCTTTGGATGGTTGAGGGAATGAATGGTGAGCGGGCCAGATCAAGATCTTCTAGCGAGCAACCTACTACTTGGCTCTCAAGTGGCAGCAGGGCAAGTGGAAATGCAGGTACTTCCAACCCCGTTAGACGTGCGCTCCCTCCACAGGTTGAACCGTCCTCCTCCAGTGTGAACCGCACCAATCGTAGGCCCCCGCTCCTGAATACAGAGAGGGTGCAAGCTTCACTGCGCAAGTCTTTGTCATTCTTGGTTCACCTGACCGCCAAGTTCCCGCTGGTGTTCATTTTCGTCCTCATAGTGCTCTATGCTATCCCTGCCAGCGCAGCTGTGTTGCTGTTGTACATTGTTATCACGGTGTTGTTTGCGCTGCCTTCCTTCTTGATATTGTATTTTGCTTATCCTAGTCTAGACTGGCTCGTTAGAGAAATCTTTGCTTGA
- the LOC127332525 gene encoding uncharacterized protein isoform X1: MDYSDSMVRELIQGDDRSKWIAHSNHNVKCFTQNEIIRFTNNYGTLVGRGAFGEVYEGVLEDKSVVAVKRFINNEKENFAKELTVHREINHKNVVRLVGYCLEENALMMVTEYIPKGNLSDVLHGDNTPIPLDTRLRIAIECAEALGYMHSQMYTQVIHGDIKPANILLDDRLGAKVSDFGISRLVNTENANTLYTVRIIGSIGYMDPLFARTGRLIAKNDVYSFGVVLLELITRKKPIEMFDAEKFTKALAKGIRRVREMFDSEIAIPSNMKTIEQIAQLAGRCLSMELGKRPDMLEVAEHLRRLRKALHGRQERRALFSWGKKNKPAPAGPPLQESSSSSHYTAPADPPLQESSSSSHYTAPVETTSSQESSSHYMGIAAPAETTSSQESSSDTKNVAAFIVGSTMTCSLFDMEDLLRASAEVLGKGTIGTSYKATLENGDQLVVKRLREVDLQKEEFELRVRMIGAIQNKHIAPLQWYYYSEDEKLLVYNIFPMGSLAHALHGDPVSPAPLDWEQRAAIAHAAARGMAYIHSAGPSSCHGNIKSSNIMVTGTHDACVSEHGLITLGKFCNASGYHAPEVTDDRLVSQKADVYSFGVLLLELLTCKTPVKSTQHDEGVGLPQWVRSVIFREAQEEWAVEVFDVELRRLWHDDGKMECMVLLLRLALKCCSEDANSRPTMSDVVQRILEIRQS; the protein is encoded by the exons ATGGATTATTCGGATAGCATGGTAAGAGAACTAATCCAAGGGGATGATAGATCAAAATGGATAGCGCATAGCAATCACAATGTAAAGTGCTTCACACAAAATGAGATAATAAGATTCACCAACAACTATGGAACTTTGGTTGGGAGAGGTGCCTTTGGAGAAGTTTATGAAGGAGTCCTTGAGGACAAAAGTGTTGTTGCAGTCAAGAGGTTTATCAACAATGAAAAAGAAAACTTTGCCAAAGAGTTGACTGTCCACCGTGAAATCAATCACAAGAACGTAGTCAGATTAGTTGGGTACTGTTTAGAAGAAAATGCCCTAATGATGGTCACGGAGTATATTCCTAAAGGAAATTTAAGTGACGTCCTTCACGGGGACAATACTCCAATTCCCTTGGATACACGACTGAGAATTGCCATAGAATGTGCTGAGGCGTTGGGCTATATGCACTCGCAAATGTATACTCAGGTTATTCATGGTGATATCAAGCCTGCTAATATACTTCTGGATGACCGACTCGGAGCGAAAGTATCAGACTTTGGAATATCAAGATTAGTCAACACTGAAAATGCAAATACTCTGTATACTGTGCGTATTATAGGAAGTATAGGTTACATGGACCCTCTGTTTGCTCGTACTGGTCGCCTGATAGCAAAGAATGACGTGTACAGTTTTGGGGTAGTGCTCTTGGAACTGATAACAAGAAAAAAGCCAATAGAGATGTTTGATGCTGAAAAATTTACTAAAGCTCTTGCAAAAGGTATCAGGCGCGTGAGAGAGATGTTTGATTCTGAAATTGCAATCCCGAGCAACATGAAGACTATTGAACAAATTGCACAATTGGCTGGTAGATGCTTGAGTATGGAACTTGGCAAACGTCCCGATATGTTGGAAGTTGCAGAACATCTTCGCAGACTTAGAAAAGCTCTACATGGGAGACAAGAAAGACGAGCTCTGTTTTCTTGGGGAAAGAAAAACAAACCAGCTCCAGCTGGCCCACCATTGCAAGAAAGTAGTAGCAGTAGCCATTACACAGCTCCAGCTGACCCACCATTGCAAGAAAGTAGTAGCAGTAGCCATTACACAGCTCCAGTTGAAACGACATCATCACAAGAAAGCAGTAGTCATTACATGGGAATTGCAGCTCCAGCTGAAACGACATCATCACAAGAAAGCAGTAGCGATACCAAAAACGTGGCAGCTTTTATCGTTGGGTCAACAATGACTTGTTCATTGTTTGATATGGAAGACCTGCTTAGGGCGTCAGCTGAAGTTCTGGGAAAAGGTACAATCGGGACATCCTACAAGGCGACGCTCGAGAATGGAGATCAGCTGGTCGTCAAGAGACTGAGGGAAGTGGACTTACAAAAGGAGGAGTTTGAACTGCGTGTCAGGATGATTGGTGCCATCCAGAACAAACACATTGCGCCACTGCAGTGGTATTACTATAGCGAGGATGAGAAGTTGCTGGTGTACAATATATTCCCGATGGGCAGTCTAGCACACGCTCTCCATG GAGATCCAGTTTCCCCAGCTCCGCTGGACTGGGAACAGCGGGCAGCCATAGCACACGCTGCGGCACGCGGTATGGCGTACATCCACTCAGCTGGACCATCGAGCTGCCACGGCAACATCAAGTCCTCTAACATCATGGTCACAGGTACCCACGACGCATGCGTGTCAGAGCACGGTCTGATAACACTTGGTAAGTTCTGCAATGCCTCTGGCTACCACGCGCCTGAGGTCACAGACGATAGGCTGGTCTCTCAGAAAGCCGACGTGTACAGCTTTGGTGTCCTACTGCTGGAGCTTCTCACCTGCAAGACTCCGGTAAAAAGCACACAGCATGACGAGGGAGTGGGTTTGCCACAGTGGGTGCGTTCTGTTATTTTTCGCGAGGCACAGGAGGAGTGGGCGGTGGAGGTGTTCGACGTGGAGCTCCGAAGGCTGTGGCATGATGACGGGAAAATGGAATGCATGGTGCTACTCCTGCGCCTTGCTCTGAAATGCTGCAGTGAAGATGCCAACTCCAGACCTACAATGTCCGATGTTGTGCAGAGGATTTTGGAGATCCGACAGTCCTGA